The genomic DNA TCGCGTCGTTTATATGCACCGGGGGATTATGAATTACGGATCCTGTATGATAAGAACCAGGATGGCAAGTGGACTCCGGGGCGTTTCTGGGAAAGTGCGGAAAAGGAGCAGCCTGAGCTGGTGTATCCTGCGAAACCGGGCAAAGTTACTGTTCGCGGGAACTGGGATAATGAGTGGGATATAACGCAAGGAGACCCGTTTGAAGTTCCGGAGCAAAAAAAACCTACGGGACGGCCGGGGCAAAGGCCTCCTGGCAAGTAGGAATAACCCTTTTGCAGCTTAATTTTGCAGTATGCAGTTACCATCTTCGTTGTTAGAAAATGCGGTGAATGAGTTTTCGAAGTTGCCCGGCATTGGCAAAAAAACGGCTTTACGGCTGGTTTTGCACCTGTTAAAGCAGGAGCCCGGTGAAGTGCAGCAGTTTGGGGAGGCGATCACGCGTATGCGGCAGGAAATCAATTTTTGCCGGCGCTGTTTCAATGTGAGCGACGGGGAGACCTGTTCGATCTGCTCCAATGCTTTGCGTAACCAGCGTCTTATCTGTGTTGTAGAAAACCTCAGGGATGTGATAGCCATTGAAAGTACCCAGCAGTTCAGCGGTACTTTTCATGTACTTGGCGGCATCATTTCCCCGCTGGATGGCATTGGTCCCGACCAGCTGAACATAGAATCGCTTGTGCACCGTGTGGCCCAGGAAGGCACGGAAGAGCTTGTTTTTGCTCTTAACCCGAATATCCAAGGGGATACAACGATTTATTATATTCAAAAGAAAATCAAGCACTTACCTTGTAAAGTGACTACGATAGCGCGGGGCATTGCCTTTGGCGGAGAGTTGGAATATGCAGACGAGTTAACGCTTGGGCGCAGTTTAACCAACCGTATGCCTATTGACAATTATATTTAGCAGGTATTGCCGACAATTATATTTAACAGGCATTGATTTAACGGCTTTTTGCCGGAGGTTTGCTATAACTAAACTGGCTTTTTACGAAGTAATATAGCTATTCTGTTATCAATCATCTATTCCTTATCTTTGCATCTGCAATAGCGGATTTTGGTTTATTGTTCGGCTATTGCAGGCGGCGGGGTGATCCGGCGTCAGGGACAGAACTAATAAACGCCAAGAAGCCACATTGCCGGTTTTCCCAACGTTTTACCAACATCTGCCCCACTATTTCCAATAAGCCGGTTTTATAAGTATCTCAGGAATGAAGACTATAAGGGAATGTTTACAGGAGCGTATACTCGTTATTGATGGCGCTATGGGTACCATGATCCAGCGGTATAAGCTGCAGGAAGAAGACTATCGTGGCGAAAGATTTGCGAACTGGCATTGCGATGTAAAGGGAAACAATGACCTGTTAAGTATCACTCAGCCGCAGATCATTGAAGAAATTCATAAACAATACCTGGAGGCCGGCGCTGACATTATTGAAACCAATACTTTCAGCAGTACCGTTATTGCACAAGCCGACTATGATATGCAGGAAGTTGCCTATGAAATGAACGTAGCATCTGCCAGGGTTGCCCGTAAGGCTGCCGATGCCTATACGGCAAAGAATCCTGATAAGCCCCGTTTTGTTGCGGGCGCCATAGGCCCAATGAATAAAACACTTTCATTATCTCCTGATGTAAACAATCCAGGTTATCGTTCTGTTACGTTCGATGAAGTAGCTACTGCTTATTACGACCAGATAAAAGGGCTTGTTGAGGGTGGTGTAGATGTACTGTTGATTGAAACGATCTTCGACACGCTTAATGCAAAGGCGGCTATCTATGCTGCCAAGAAGTTCTTCAGGGACACTACCGGCAAAGATGAAAGCGCGGATACATTACCCATCATGATCAGCGGCACTATTACAGATGCCAGCGGCAGGACATTAAGCGGGCAGACACTGGAAGCTTTCTGTATTTCGGTAAATCATGCCAAGCCGTTAAGCATAGGATTAAACTGTGCGTTAGGCGCTTCCGAGATGCGCAGCCATATAGAAGAGCTCAGCCGTATTGCACCATGTTATACTTCGGCCTATCCCAATGCGGGTTTACCAAATGCGATGGGTGAATATGACGAAGCGCCTCATGAAACTGCCCATTTCATAGAAGACTGGGCTGAGCAAGGTTATGTAAATATTGTAGGTGGCTGCTGCGGCACCACTCCAGATCATATTAAACATATTGCAGACCAGGTTAAAAAGTTCCAGCCAAGGGCTATACCGGAACTTGAAACGGCTCTTTAAACGATTTGTAACCAACTGCATTATTGCGGGGGCCATTCGTGTTTCCCGCACCTAGTTAAAGTAAAACAGAAAATGAGCAATACGAGTACCATAAAACCTTTCCTGCGTTTAAGTGGTTTAGAACCTTTGATAGTACGCCCCGAGACGAATTTTGTAAACGTGGGGGAACGAACCAATGTTACGGGCTCCAAGAAATTTGCAAGGCTCATCAAGGAGAATAAGTATGAAGAGGCATTAAGTGTTGCGCGTCAACAGGTGGAGAATGGCGCACAGGTGATTGATGTGAACATGGATGATGCGCTTCTCGATGGAGTGCAGGCTATGACCACTTTCCTCAACCTGTTACAGAGTGAGCCTGATATTGCGAAGATACCTGTGATGATCGACTCTTCGAAGTTTGCGATCATAGAGGCCGGATTAAAGTGTGTGCAGGGGAAGTGTATCGTCAACTCCATCTCCATGAAAGAGGGTGAGGACAAGTTCATCGAGCAGGCTTATATCTGCAAGAGCTATGGTGCGGCTGTGATTGTAATGGCTTTTGATGAGAAGGGGCAGGCCGATACCATGGAGCGTAAGGTAGAGATATCTGAGCGTGCCTATAAGATACTTACGGAGCAGGTAGGTTTTGCTCCTGAAGATATTATTTTCGACATCAACATATTTGCGGTAGCTACGGGTTTGGAAGAGCATAATAACTACGGTGTAGATTTTATTGAAGCCACCCGGATTATCAAAAAGAAGTTTCCGTTGGTGAAGATCAGCGGCGGTGTCAGTAACCTTTCGTTTTCTTTCCGTGGTAACGAGCATGTACGTGAGGCCATGCACGCTGTATTTCTTTATCATGCTATTGCTGCGGGTATGGAGATGGGCATTGTCAATGCCGGTCAGCTGCAGGTATATTCTGAAATAGAACCTCAGTTACGTGATCTCTGTGAAGATGTAATTCTGAACCGTAACAATGCCAATAACGAGGCTACGGACAAGCTGATCGCTTTTGCTGAAACAGTGAAGGCGGGCGCCAAGGAAGTCAAGAAAGATGATGCGTGGCGTCATACGCCTGTAGCGGAGCGCCTGAAACATGCGCTGGTAAACGGCATCACTGATTATATAGATGCAGATACAGAAGAAATAAGGCAATTATATCCGCGTCCGCTGGACGTGATAGAGGGGCCTTTAATGGATGGGATGAATGTAGTGGGCGATTTATTTGGCGCGGGTAAAATGTTCCTGCCACAGGTAGTGAAAAGTGCGCGTGTGATGAAACGCAGTGTAGCTGTGTTAACGCCCTATATAGAAGAAGAAAAGCGTAATAATCCTGCGGCCCAGCAGGGAGGTGCGGCCAAGATCCTTATTGCCACGGTAAAGGGTGATGTGCATGATATTGGTAAAAACATTGTGGGTGTTGTATTAGGCTGTAACGGCTATGATGTGATTGACCTGGGAGTAATGGTTCCTGCCGATAAGATACTTGATACTGCACAAAAGGAAAATGTAGCTATCATTGGTCTTAGTGGTTTGATCACCCCTTCTCTCGATGAGATGGTGCATGTAGCCAAGGAGATGAAACGCCGTAATATGACGCAGCCATTAATGATAGGCGGCGCCACCACATCACGCACGCATACTGCAGTTAAAATACAACCTGAATATGACCAGGGGGTGATACATGTACTGGATGCCTCGCGCAGTGTTACGGTAGCGGGCTCCCTGCTCAACAAGGATCAGAAAGGAGATTTTCTTAATGGGATCTCTAAAGAGTATATTAAGCTGAGAGATGATTTCGGGAAAAAGAAATCTGTTAAACAATACCTCTCTTATGCTGAAGCCAAAAGCAATCCTGCCAAAATTGACTGGGATAATTATACAGCTGCAGCACCCAGCTTTACCGGTTGCCAGACGTTTCATAACTATGATCTTGCAGCGATCAGGGATTATATAGACTGGGCTCCTTTCTTTATATCGTGGGAGCTGGGCGGGCGTTTCCCCGACCTGTTAACAGACAAGGTAATAGGCGTTGAAGCAACCCGTTTATATAACGATGCGAATGCGCTCCTGGATAAGATCATAGAAGAGAAGTGGCTTACAGCACATGCTGTGATTGGTTTCTGGCCTGCTACGAGAGTAGCGGCAGACAGCGTTACAGTGAAGGCCGTTACTTCTTCTACAGGTTCGACAGATGGAGAAGCGATAAGACTAGAGTTTCTCAGGCAGCAGGTTAAGAAGGCGGCCGATCAGCCCAACCTTTCATTAGCAGATTTTATAAAGCCTGCATCTGTTCCCGGTGAGTATAATGACTACCTGGGCGCTTTTGCCGTTACTATAAAAGGTATAGAGCCTCATATCGAAAGATTTGAAAAGGCTTTTGATGATTATAACAAGATCATGCTCCAGGCGCTCTCTGACCGTATAGCAGAGGGGTTCACCGAGTTACTTCACAAGAAAGTTCGTACGGAGTACTGGGGTTATATAAAAGAAGAGCAGCTGACAAATGAAGAGTTGATCAAAGAAAAGTATATGGGTATACGTCCGGCGCCGGGTTATCCTGCGTGCCCGGATCATACTGAAAAGTACAAATTATTCAGCCTGCTGGATGTAGAGAAAGAGATAGGTATCACGTTAACGGAATCGCTGGCGATGTATCCTGCTTCTTCTATCTGTGGCTGGTATTTCAGTCATCCTCAAAGCCAGTATTTTGGGGTAAATAAGATCACTGAAGATCAGCTGGAAGATTATATTGCCCGTAAAGGGCTTTCTGAGGACGAGATGAGAAGGTGGCTGGCGCCGGTGTTGGAATAGCGTTAGTCTTTTATATCATCGGGATCAGTGGTTTCTTCGAGTTTGTCGGATTCTTTGCCGCGCCTGAGTTTTACTTTGGGATTTTCCTGGGTGCCTGTGACGCTGAAGGGGATGCCTATGATACCAAGTGGTGGCAGTCCGAGTCTGCCGCTAAGATTCATTTTACCGTCGAAGCTGACCTGTCCTTCGAAGCGGGGGCGGAAGCCGGCTACTTTCATTTTGGTGCGTTCGATGGTAATGATGTTATTGGCGATGTGTGATTTGATCTCAATCTTCGACAGGTCGGGATTCTTTAATCCTTCTTTACCGGTGGCTCCGCCAACGGCATTGAAGAGTTTAAAGCCATACATCTTTACCTTTTGAACAGTAAGTACGCCATTGCCTTTCAGGGATGGGTATACAGGTTGCATGTTGGCATCGAGTTTACCACTCAATTTATAATCGAGAGAGATAACGCCTTCCGCTTTAGCTGCTGCTGTCACCATATTGCGGAACAGTTCCACTTCCTTATACATTCTTTTGACGTCGAAGTTTTCGGCGTTCACGTGGTATTCGAAATGTGCTTTCATTGGAGACAAGCTTTCGTATAGTGCATCCATATTCACCTTACATCCTGCGACAGTGAAGCCTGTTTTATCAAGGGTGATGCGGCCGCTGTCGATGCTTACCGCTCCCTGTGCATCGGAGAGGAGGAGGCCCTGGTATTGTATTTTGTTGATGCCGGCGGCCAGTTTCAGATCGAGGTTTGCGGGGATCAATAGTACGCCTGTTGCGGCGGTGGCTTTGGGTGTGCCTGTGTTTGCTGCACCGGGTTTGCCATTTGTTGTTGTGCTGGCTGCGGGGGCGTTGGCAAAGGCCATCCATTCATCTACTTTGAGGAAATCTGATTTCAGGTTAAAGTTGCCCCGCAAGGGAGCATTTTTTTGGGTGGCGTAGGCTATGACATTTGAGAGGTGGCCATTCAACGTTAATAAGCCGCTACCGTATTTGCCCTGGAATGCATCGAAGACCATTTTATCTTGTTCGAAATGGAATTTGCCGCTTGTTACCCACAGCGGCTGGGGAAACAGTTCTGATTCCAGCGCTATATTTTTTACCTGTAATGTACCGCTGTTTGAAAGTTTGTTGAACCTGCCTGCTGCCGCATCACTTTGCAGGCCGTGCAATGAAAGGTTTGTTTTGATAAAGCCTTTCAGGTTATAGCCTTGCACTGCAAATACACGATAGATATTTCCAAGATCGAGGATACCACGGGAGACGATATCGTAGCGCAGGTTATCGAAGTTGCGCAGGTCGGCCTTGCATAAAAAGGGCTGCTGGGCAAAACGGAAAGATACGGGGCTAAGGTCGATGTTCAGAGTTTTGAAGTTGCCGGCTGTGTTGGAGATATCGGCTGTTACCTTAATATTTTCAATGGGTTGGGGGTAGTATTTTGTTTGTATAAAGCCGTTCTTCAAAGTGAGATTGGCTTTGGCGACGGGGAAGATCCTGCGTTCGGGGAGGTAACGTCCTTTTGCATCCAGGTTCATTGCCAGGTCGCCTTTTAAGGTAAGGCTATCCATAGGATAGACCTGTGCGAGGTCCTGGAGATGGCATACAGCCCGGAGGCTAGCCTCGATATCCTTATCGGCCAGGTTGTGCAGTTTGAAATAGCCTTTCAGGTAGCTGCCCAGTATAGTGGCGTTGATATTTTCGATGCCAAGCTTCGTGTGTTTATAATTGTTACCGGCGCAGGATGCATTTACATTAAAGCTGATATTTTCCACTGCCTGTGGCAAGCCTGCATATTTAAAGTAGCCGTTTTCGAGCGAAGACCGGAAGTTGAATGAGGGGATACTGGTGATCACTGTATCCCTTTTCCGCAATCCTTTTGGAACTACTGCTGTTGCGTATTTCCCCTCGGCCAGCAGGTGCATTGTGTAACGTCCTTTAAGGTCGACCGGTTGGAGGCCAAGCGCCCTGTCCCATTTTTCGAGATCTATGGCGGTGTTCATTTTAGCGAAGATGTGCGGTTCTTTGATGCCTTTTACCCGCAGTACGGCGCTCAGGTAATCTTTATTAATATTAAAATATATAGAGTCGATGTTGAGGTAGAGGCTATCGGGGGTACACTGTGGCATACGTACCTGCATGTTCAGGAAGAGGTTTTTAATGGGATCGGGGGCTTTCTGATTTGCTACAAATCCATCTCTTATTTTCATGTCAAGTGACAGGTTGGGCATGCGGTGTTCTTCGGCGATGTATTGTCCGGATAATACGGCGCGAATATCGCCAAAGCCTTTTACATCGGTCTGTGCCAGCCAGCCGAGGTATTCTGCGGGGAGGGCGGAGAAGATGTCGTGCAGGTCGGTATTGGCCGTTTGCATATCGAAGTTCATGTTGTAGCCATTCTTCAGGAATTCGAACTTTCCTTTAAAGTTGACGGGCAGACTATTTATTTTTAAATCATTCTTTTCGAACAGGAAAGCCAGTGAGTTGGTGTTAATTTTTGTAACCAGTTGGGCTTTTAATTTTTTAGATATAAAGTATCCCTGCTTGTTGTAGTAGAAGTCGACGGAGCTGGCTTCGATATCGGAAGCGAGGTCGAAGACAGCTTTCTGGAAATCGCCTTTACCTGTGTAGTTCAGTTGCCTTGCGTTGATAAGCATGGGCAGGGACTTATCGTCGTAGACAAGGTTACTATTGGAGATAACGATGCTTTCCATTTTCAGGGCAGCGCCGCTGCTATCTGTTTTATTGTCTGCAGTGGTGTTGGATGCTGCAGCGTATACGTTATAGTTTGCTTCTCCTTTTTCATTTACCTGGACATGGATAGATGCCTTATCGATAAAGATCTTGTTGATGTTGATGGTAGAGGAGAAAACGGATCGCAGGTTGAGGCCGAATGCAAGCGACTGGGCGGAGAGGAGCGTATCGTTCTGAAAAGGGGCTGCTCCCTTCAGGCTAAAGTCGTATAAGGAAAGCGTAAGAGAAGGGAAGTGATGAAAGAAAGAGAGTCTTGCTTTTGAGAAGTTGAGTTCACCTTTGATGCTGCTATTGGCCCAGTCTTTTACTTTTCCGGAGACGAAGCCCGGGAATAGTATGGGTAATAAAAACATCAATGCGAAGACGGTTGCAATGGAGATACCTGTGATTTTAAGGCAGCGGATAATGAAGGGTTTCATGTCTTGAATTATGGGGTAGTGCAAAGATAGAAAATAGATGGTAGATGACGGATGGCAGATAGCAGATTAGGAGGAAGAAAGACGGTAAACGCTGACAGGCAGGGATATAAAGCCGATGAATGGGGGTGGATAGCTGGTGGGTGAATACAGGTGGGAGATGGTAGACAGATAATTGGAGTAGTGGGCAGCAGGCCGTAGAGTAGATGGTAGCTGGCAAAACGGTAAAAGCCAAGCGAGGCCGCAGATGTTGTTAGCAGGCAGGCTGCCTGCAGTTGCTGGCCTATACGCAAAAAAAAGCCCCTCGTTCTCACGAAGGGCTCTTCAATAAATATGGCAGCTACCTACTCTCCCGCATTTCTGTGCAGTACCATCGGCCATGGGAGGCTTAACTTCTCTGTTCGGTATGGGAAGAGGTGAACACTCCCGGCAAAACCACCATAAGATCT from Filimonas effusa includes the following:
- a CDS encoding homocysteine S-methyltransferase family protein, whose translation is MKTIRECLQERILVIDGAMGTMIQRYKLQEEDYRGERFANWHCDVKGNNDLLSITQPQIIEEIHKQYLEAGADIIETNTFSSTVIAQADYDMQEVAYEMNVASARVARKAADAYTAKNPDKPRFVAGAIGPMNKTLSLSPDVNNPGYRSVTFDEVATAYYDQIKGLVEGGVDVLLIETIFDTLNAKAAIYAAKKFFRDTTGKDESADTLPIMISGTITDASGRTLSGQTLEAFCISVNHAKPLSIGLNCALGASEMRSHIEELSRIAPCYTSAYPNAGLPNAMGEYDEAPHETAHFIEDWAEQGYVNIVGGCCGTTPDHIKHIADQVKKFQPRAIPELETAL
- a CDS encoding AsmA family protein, which codes for MKPFIIRCLKITGISIATVFALMFLLPILFPGFVSGKVKDWANSSIKGELNFSKARLSFFHHFPSLTLSLYDFSLKGAAPFQNDTLLSAQSLAFGLNLRSVFSSTININKIFIDKASIHVQVNEKGEANYNVYAAASNTTADNKTDSSGAALKMESIVISNSNLVYDDKSLPMLINARQLNYTGKGDFQKAVFDLASDIEASSVDFYYNKQGYFISKKLKAQLVTKINTNSLAFLFEKNDLKINSLPVNFKGKFEFLKNGYNMNFDMQTANTDLHDIFSALPAEYLGWLAQTDVKGFGDIRAVLSGQYIAEEHRMPNLSLDMKIRDGFVANQKAPDPIKNLFLNMQVRMPQCTPDSLYLNIDSIYFNINKDYLSAVLRVKGIKEPHIFAKMNTAIDLEKWDRALGLQPVDLKGRYTMHLLAEGKYATAVVPKGLRKRDTVITSIPSFNFRSSLENGYFKYAGLPQAVENISFNVNASCAGNNYKHTKLGIENINATILGSYLKGYFKLHNLADKDIEASLRAVCHLQDLAQVYPMDSLTLKGDLAMNLDAKGRYLPERRIFPVAKANLTLKNGFIQTKYYPQPIENIKVTADISNTAGNFKTLNIDLSPVSFRFAQQPFLCKADLRNFDNLRYDIVSRGILDLGNIYRVFAVQGYNLKGFIKTNLSLHGLQSDAAAGRFNKLSNSGTLQVKNIALESELFPQPLWVTSGKFHFEQDKMVFDAFQGKYGSGLLTLNGHLSNVIAYATQKNAPLRGNFNLKSDFLKVDEWMAFANAPAASTTTNGKPGAANTGTPKATAATGVLLIPANLDLKLAAGINKIQYQGLLLSDAQGAVSIDSGRITLDKTGFTVAGCKVNMDALYESLSPMKAHFEYHVNAENFDVKRMYKEVELFRNMVTAAAKAEGVISLDYKLSGKLDANMQPVYPSLKGNGVLTVQKVKMYGFKLFNAVGGATGKEGLKNPDLSKIEIKSHIANNIITIERTKMKVAGFRPRFEGQVSFDGKMNLSGRLGLPPLGIIGIPFSVTGTQENPKVKLRRGKESDKLEETTDPDDIKD
- the metH gene encoding methionine synthase, which produces MSNTSTIKPFLRLSGLEPLIVRPETNFVNVGERTNVTGSKKFARLIKENKYEEALSVARQQVENGAQVIDVNMDDALLDGVQAMTTFLNLLQSEPDIAKIPVMIDSSKFAIIEAGLKCVQGKCIVNSISMKEGEDKFIEQAYICKSYGAAVIVMAFDEKGQADTMERKVEISERAYKILTEQVGFAPEDIIFDINIFAVATGLEEHNNYGVDFIEATRIIKKKFPLVKISGGVSNLSFSFRGNEHVREAMHAVFLYHAIAAGMEMGIVNAGQLQVYSEIEPQLRDLCEDVILNRNNANNEATDKLIAFAETVKAGAKEVKKDDAWRHTPVAERLKHALVNGITDYIDADTEEIRQLYPRPLDVIEGPLMDGMNVVGDLFGAGKMFLPQVVKSARVMKRSVAVLTPYIEEEKRNNPAAQQGGAAKILIATVKGDVHDIGKNIVGVVLGCNGYDVIDLGVMVPADKILDTAQKENVAIIGLSGLITPSLDEMVHVAKEMKRRNMTQPLMIGGATTSRTHTAVKIQPEYDQGVIHVLDASRSVTVAGSLLNKDQKGDFLNGISKEYIKLRDDFGKKKSVKQYLSYAEAKSNPAKIDWDNYTAAAPSFTGCQTFHNYDLAAIRDYIDWAPFFISWELGGRFPDLLTDKVIGVEATRLYNDANALLDKIIEEKWLTAHAVIGFWPATRVAADSVTVKAVTSSTGSTDGEAIRLEFLRQQVKKAADQPNLSLADFIKPASVPGEYNDYLGAFAVTIKGIEPHIERFEKAFDDYNKIMLQALSDRIAEGFTELLHKKVRTEYWGYIKEEQLTNEELIKEKYMGIRPAPGYPACPDHTEKYKLFSLLDVEKEIGITLTESLAMYPASSICGWYFSHPQSQYFGVNKITEDQLEDYIARKGLSEDEMRRWLAPVLE
- the recR gene encoding recombination mediator RecR, giving the protein MQLPSSLLENAVNEFSKLPGIGKKTALRLVLHLLKQEPGEVQQFGEAITRMRQEINFCRRCFNVSDGETCSICSNALRNQRLICVVENLRDVIAIESTQQFSGTFHVLGGIISPLDGIGPDQLNIESLVHRVAQEGTEELVFALNPNIQGDTTIYYIQKKIKHLPCKVTTIARGIAFGGELEYADELTLGRSLTNRMPIDNYI